GCCGGACTGGCTCTGAAGCCAGACGCTGAACCCGCGCAGCGCGGTTATCCAATTCGTGACAGTTTGGGCGGCATGGCTGCTTTTGGGGTCCCTGTTCCTGGCTTCGTCCATTGCACCCCTGAACTCGGAAAAGAGGCGCTCGTCCTCAGGGGCGGGCCGAGACTTCCTAACGTTCCCGGCGCGGGACTTCGTAAGGTTCCCGGCTTGGGAATCCCGCAGGACCTCCAAGGCTCTATGGACACGTTTGTCGCCGCCTTCCCCCACAAACTCTGCCGCACGGGCAGCCAACTGAACGCTGTCGTTGTCGTCAAGCAGTTCGGCAATTGTCAAGTATCTGGGGTGAAGCTGAAGCCAGACGCTGAACCCGCGCAGGAAGGACACCAATGCCCTGACGGTATTGGCGGCATGGCTGTTGTCGGGGCCCCTTTCCCTGGCTTCGTCCATTGCGGTCCTGAACTCGGAAAAGAGGCGCTCGTCCGGACCAGCGTCCGCGCGCCCGCGTTTAGCAAAGTCCATGCGAAGCGTCGACTCAAGGACAAGCTCCGTTTGCTGTCTCGAACCCTCGGACGATTTCCTGCCGCTGCTCGGGACGAAGGCTTTCTTCACTGTCTTCAGGAACGATTTCAATCCACCGCTTTTTTTCGGCTGGGGGGCGATTGCCGGCTCCTCCGAGAAGGAGGAATAGGCCTCCGACGAGGCGGTCGAATGCCTGGAGCGCGAGCGGTTCGAGGCTGCGTAAGACGTGTCTATACTGTGGCGCGCGCTGCTGAACTGGTTGTCCTGCAGGTCGGGCGGCGGCGGCATGCGCATCGACCCACCCACGGACGTGCGCCGAATCGCACCTCTGTCTGGATCAGCAGTGGAGCCGCCCAGGTTCAACTCGCTCATTTGCCGCTCCATGGCCGCTTGCTGCGCCCTTAGAGCCTGATAGCCTTGGATAAAATCCTCCGTTCCTCCTGTCAGACTCGCAACCCAACGGGTTTCAGCGTCGTCGGGAGCATCGTAGGGCCATGGCCCGCCTGTATTGTCCATTGCGGTCTCCGGTATCACAACAAGCAAATATACTAGCGCCTATCGGTGGAACCGCCGTCATGCACAATTCATATTCAGCCATTCTGGCCGGACATGGTGATGGTTTCCAGGGACTGGCGATGCACGTTGACTGGCGGTCAGGTGATTTCCGAAGACCTCGGCATGAAGCTGCGCCGGGAGACCGGCAAGGAGTAGATGGTGAAAGTCCATTACGATGAAGGAGTAGCGATCCACGTCGGCGCCGAGCCGTGCGCAGGCATCCGCGAGGATGTCGGCGAAGCGTCGGTAGGGGAGCATGCAGGCCAGCCATTGAGCCGCGAAAGGGATCTTATCTCGGATGCCGACGCTGTCCTCATAGCGGAAGGCAATATGGGAGGTGCACTATGCGAGTGCCTCACAATCCGACGCGGTCTGTAGGGTTCTGTTGCAAACTTTTTCGTTACGGGTTGTCTGGCAAGTGACCTCCGACATTTTTTTAGGAGGTTTGTGATGTTCAGAGGCCGGCATTTCGACCGATCGGTCATCCTGGTGTGCGTTCGCTGGTATCTGGCATATGGACTGAGCCTGCGCGATTTGAAGGAGATGATGGCCCAGCGTGGCATTAGCGTTGATCATTCGACGATCCATCGCTGGGTTGTTCACTTCTCGCCCTTGCTGCTGGAGCGCTTCAACCGGCGCAAGCGCGCAGCGACCGGCAAATGGCATGTTGATGAAACCTACATCAAGGTCCGAGGGCAGTGGATGTATCTCTACCGCGCTATCGACAGCGTCGGCGACACGGTCGAATTCTATTTCAGCGAACATCGGGATTTGCCGGCGGCCAAGCGTTTCTTCAGGAAAGCGCTGGAGCGCCATGGGCGTCCCGATCGTGTCGTCATCGATGGTAGCCAGACCAACCAGGAGGCGATCGTTTCCTGCGATACGACACATCGATTGCAGGATCGCTGCAGGCGCCGACCGAAGCCGATCCGAATCCGCCAAAGCCAATACTTGAACAACCGGATCGAGCAGGACCATCGGCGGATCAAGCGCCGTGTTCGGCCGATGCTCGGCTTCAAATCTCCCGCAGCCGCAAGCATCATCCTCGACGGCATCGAAATGCTTCACATGATGCGCAAACGACAGGCGAGGTTCGCCTTCAACCCAAATCCGTCATTGGCCGAGCAGTTCGATATCCTCGCCGCCGCATAAGCACCGCCCGCCATCTCTTCTTGCTTCAGTTCAACAAAAATTTGCAACAGAACCCCTGCCAGAGCCCCCCGCAAAAGCAGGCGCCGGCCTTTTAGCGCTTGAAAGGCGAGCAGTCATATTGTTTCGTCTTGTCCCCATCCAGACACGAGGCAGTTGCGATGGACGACACCAAAGGCGGCGCAAACCACACGTCCGTTGAGATAGTCGAGGCCATGGGCGAGTGGTCGTCCGTGTTGTTGGGAACCGCGAAGAACTTACCCGATCATTCGACCTGGAATCGGGTCGCCCTTGCCTTCGCGGAAGGCCAGCGGATACGCCTAGGGCTTAAGGACTTCAAACGGATTTGACCCGACTTCTGCGTTCACACCATAGCCGCCTAAATTCAGTTTGCTATCGATCCGTTGCGGGATGCCCCTATGTCGTGCCGATCAACTTCCGTTCTTCACCATAAGACGGCAGGACCAAAGTCTTGCGCCATGCGAGCAAAGCTCTGACGTAACCGCTTTGGTTCCGTGCTTGTCCGTTGGACGTTCCGTTATTTTAGCTAATCGGCATGTAATCGGCCCGTCACTTAGATGGCTGACGGGCAGCCTGTTTTATCGGTCTCCAGCTTTGTCGCGGCCAAAAAGAACGCGTCAATTTTCGGCGTCGCTCTTGCCCATCATTGGCTTAGAATAGGTCCGGTTGCGTACTGGACATTGCTCAAATAGATATGGGACCACTCAGACGAAAGGACCGACACATTGACAGAAGAATCCGACCGCCCCGCCGCCGAACTAGCCGAGCTTACTGCGGAGATTGTGTCCGCCTACGTAAGTAAGAACCCTGTGCCGGCTACCGGCCTGCCTGAACTAATCGCATCCGTGCACATGTCTCTGTCCGGGCTTGGTACGCCGATGGCGCCTGTCGTTGAGCCGCAAACTCCCGCGGTCAACCCGAAGAAGTCGGTGACGCCAGACTTCATTATCTGCCTTGAAGACGGCAAGAAGTTCAAATCCCTGAAGCGGCACCTTAGCACGGACTTCGGTCTGACGCCGGACGCCTATCGCGAGAAATGGGGCTTGCCGCGCGACTATCCGATGACGGCTCCGAATTACGCCGCTCAGCGCTCGCAACTGGCGAAGTCCATCGGGCTTGGCCGCAAGGCTGAACCCGTCGCACCAGCCAAGAAGGCACCTGCGAAGCGGAAAGCCAAAGTGTCCGCCACCACCTGACGCTACGTAACGACTCAGCTATGTCAAGGCGCGGCGGATCCCAATCCCGCCCGTGGCCGGCGCCATTCGGATAAGCTTCAGCGAGGGCGCCGGCCTTTGTTCTTAGCGTGGCGGAACTCGCCGGGCGAAGAAACCCCAACCACCTCAAGCCCCGCGAGCCTACACCTGATCAAAGTAGGCGATCAGGACCGGGATCAACCGGCACTACGTCCGAAGCAAGAGCAATGCCAGCACTTTGGTTCCGAAATGGGACAAAGCCGGGGTCCCCCGCTAGCAGCCGGGTTTCTCTTCAGAAACAACAAAAACCTTGTGGGCTCTCGCCACGGAGCCGCCGCGCCGAGACAGAGAACCGTCCAACGCCCTGCGAGCGCTAATTGAGGTCCACAAGACAGATACTCGGTGTTCGGCAAGGCGCTCAACGAAGTGGGCGAAAATAGCCGTGACCATGATAGAGCGAGCCAAGTTGAGGAAATGGCGCGGCTGGCCATCTGCGCCTATTCTGCGATCAGGGAAAGCAATGCTTGGCTAAGGCCCGATATCTTTTAGAGTTCGAGGCGCGCGGCTTCGCTCAACTATATGGAAGGGTTGAGATGGACTGCGTAGTAGCCTCCATCAGATGGTTCGGAGTTCGCCGGTCGACGTCTTCCGGAACGTTTGTCCTGCACCAGTTCGTAGCTGACCTTCTGACCATGAATGGGTGACCTCATGATCACAGCCCGACAGCTTCTTGAGGGCTCCTTGCGGCGTGCGCAGGTTCAAAGACGTTAACCTTCAGTTTGCCGTGCTAATTTTCCGCTTTTCTCCATACTCCGGTCTATGGAAAGCGCTCATTTCCCCGCACGTTGACACCGCCCTTTCAACGACGGTCGCTTTCAGACGGACGCGTCCGGCGGATCAGGCTGCAGCGGTTTTGGCGAAGTTGAAGGGCAGCAGATCGTCGATATCAGCGTCCTCGTTGCGTTGAGGCAATTCGGTGAGGACGTGGCGCAGCCACGCTAACGGCTCGACGCCACAGGCGCGGCAGGTCAGCACCAAGCTGTAGACGATGGCGCTGGCCTTGGCTCCGTCGACGGTATCGCTGAAGAGCCAACTTTTCCGGCCAGTGGCAAAGAGTCTGATGTCACGCTCGAGAAGATTATTGTCGATCGGCATGCTGCCGTCCTCGGTGTAACGAGTCAGATATTCCCATTGGTTCAGGGTGTAGGAGACGGCGTCGCCGAGCTTGCTGTCAGGCAAGACCTTTGGGGCGATGTCGTCGAGCCATCCCTTGAGAGCATGGAGGATGGGGACACTATGTTGCAGGCGGAAGCGGCGAATGCAGTGATCTCGCGTTTCGCCGTCGTCGGAGATTTCGTTCCGGGCCTGCCTTTCAACCCGATAGAGCTGTTCGAAGAACCGGAGCGCCTGTTCCGGCGGCCCGCCGCCTTTCTTCCTCGCCTTTAGGGCATCGACGAAGCGCCGCCTCGAATGGGCCATGCATCCAAGATGCGTTGCCCCTTCCAGCGTGCGCCAGGCGGAATAGCCGTC
This is a stretch of genomic DNA from Mesorhizobium sp. L-2-11. It encodes these proteins:
- a CDS encoding MucR family transcriptional regulator — encoded protein: MTEESDRPAAELAELTAEIVSAYVSKNPVPATGLPELIASVHMSLSGLGTPMAPVVEPQTPAVNPKKSVTPDFIICLEDGKKFKSLKRHLSTDFGLTPDAYREKWGLPRDYPMTAPNYAAQRSQLAKSIGLGRKAEPVAPAKKAPAKRKAKVSATT
- a CDS encoding IS6 family transposase; this translates as MFRGRHFDRSVILVCVRWYLAYGLSLRDLKEMMAQRGISVDHSTIHRWVVHFSPLLLERFNRRKRAATGKWHVDETYIKVRGQWMYLYRAIDSVGDTVEFYFSEHRDLPAAKRFFRKALERHGRPDRVVIDGSQTNQEAIVSCDTTHRLQDRCRRRPKPIRIRQSQYLNNRIEQDHRRIKRRVRPMLGFKSPAAASIILDGIEMLHMMRKRQARFAFNPNPSLAEQFDILAAA